In Arthrobacter burdickii, one DNA window encodes the following:
- a CDS encoding RbsD/FucU family protein: protein MLKGIDPLLGGALLHLLDDMGHGDQLLVVDRNYPAAATGLPVVHLGEASMSRVIGAVLNVFPLDTFLETPLERMEVDGDITKTTPEQDAVLEIARASHPRPLEWGVIPRLEFYERARSAFAVVHVLDPDPWGCFVLHKGVVFADES, encoded by the coding sequence ATGCTTAAAGGCATCGACCCCCTCCTGGGGGGTGCACTGCTGCACCTCCTCGACGACATGGGTCACGGAGACCAGCTGCTGGTCGTCGACCGCAACTATCCCGCTGCCGCGACGGGCCTCCCCGTTGTCCACCTCGGGGAGGCATCGATGTCGCGGGTCATTGGCGCCGTGCTGAATGTCTTCCCGCTCGACACCTTCCTCGAGACGCCACTTGAGCGGATGGAGGTCGACGGAGACATCACCAAGACGACCCCGGAGCAGGACGCTGTACTCGAGATCGCGCGGGCGTCCCATCCACGACCGCTTGAATGGGGAGTGATTCCCCGGCTGGAATTCTACGAGCGGGCACGTAGCGCGTTCGCCGTCGTGCATGTGCTCGACCCGGACCCATGGGGGTGCTTCGTGCTCCACAAGGGCGTCGTCTTCGCCGATGAGAGCTGA
- a CDS encoding ribose-5-phosphate isomerase — MSTKLRLIVGADDAGFEYKEALKADLEASELVESVTDVGVDATSHTPYPSVAIAAAELVAAGKADRALLVCGTGLGVAIAANKVPGIRAVTAHDSFSVERSVLSNNAQVLTFGQRVIGLELARRLAREWLTYTFDEESASAEKVTLIKDYEGVTSS; from the coding sequence ATGAGCACCAAACTGAGACTGATCGTAGGAGCTGACGACGCCGGCTTCGAGTACAAGGAAGCACTCAAAGCTGATCTCGAAGCATCCGAGCTCGTCGAATCGGTCACCGACGTAGGAGTGGATGCCACCAGCCACACCCCGTACCCGTCTGTCGCCATTGCGGCCGCGGAACTCGTTGCTGCGGGTAAGGCCGACCGTGCACTGCTGGTGTGCGGCACCGGACTGGGAGTGGCCATTGCAGCCAACAAGGTCCCCGGCATCCGCGCCGTCACCGCACACGACAGTTTCTCCGTGGAACGCTCCGTCCTGAGCAACAATGCCCAGGTCCTCACCTTCGGCCAGCGCGTCATCGGACTCGAACTGGCCCGCCGCCTGGCCCGCGAATGGCTCACCTACACTTTCGACGAGGAATCCGCGTCAGCGGAGAAGGTCACCCTGATTAAGGACTACGAGGGTGTCACTTCTTCCTAA
- a CDS encoding dihydroxyacetone kinase family protein, translating into MTRLFNDPAAFADEMIEGFAASHSHWVRRVSGGVARNTESTPDTVALVIGGGSGHYPAFAGLVGQGLAHGAAMGNLFASPSSQQIYTVAKAANNGRGVLLGYGNYAGDVLHFNQAQERLRAEGIDCRSVAVTDDISSAPVAEHSKRRGIAGDLTVFKVAAAAAEAGYSLDAVTEIGERANHRTRSFGVAFTGCTLPGADTPLFTVPEGRMAVGMGIHGEPGIDETDIPTADELAELMVEKLLAEVPAGIDLKSSPTPVRVVPILNGLGSVKYEELFVVYRRVAQLLDRAGLQVVDPQVGELVTSFDMAGTSLTLFWVDEELEALWAAPCDAPAFRRGSVTAAVLSPEHSSLSPATELDIPDTTPESQAAAPHILAALTAAEAVVITNADELGRIDAVAGDGDHGIGMERGVRAAVIAATDAVARGAGAGTTLHMAADAWADKAGGTSGALWGLALRAVGDAVGNAVKPNANAVATGVVNAAAAIMRFGKAKPGDKTLIDVLVPFGDALTAEAGTQQSITQAWGAAAVIAQQAADNTAQLVPLMGRARPHAEKSLGTPDAGAVSMALIINAVHATLTHGASPKENP; encoded by the coding sequence ATGACCCGCTTGTTCAACGATCCCGCAGCCTTCGCTGATGAAATGATTGAGGGCTTTGCCGCCTCCCATTCCCACTGGGTCAGACGAGTCTCGGGCGGAGTGGCTCGCAATACCGAAAGTACGCCGGACACTGTCGCGCTGGTGATCGGCGGCGGGTCCGGGCACTACCCCGCCTTTGCCGGCCTGGTGGGACAGGGGCTGGCCCACGGAGCAGCGATGGGTAACCTTTTCGCGTCGCCCTCCTCTCAGCAGATCTACACCGTCGCCAAAGCCGCCAACAATGGCAGGGGTGTACTGCTTGGCTACGGTAACTACGCTGGCGACGTACTGCACTTCAACCAGGCCCAGGAACGGCTCCGCGCGGAAGGCATCGATTGCCGGAGCGTTGCTGTCACGGATGACATCTCCTCCGCACCCGTGGCCGAACACAGCAAACGTCGGGGTATTGCCGGTGACCTCACGGTGTTCAAAGTGGCCGCTGCGGCGGCGGAGGCGGGTTACTCCCTGGACGCAGTGACGGAGATCGGTGAGCGCGCCAATCATCGGACCCGTTCCTTCGGTGTCGCCTTCACCGGGTGCACCCTTCCCGGCGCCGACACGCCACTGTTCACCGTCCCGGAGGGACGGATGGCAGTGGGCATGGGAATCCATGGCGAGCCGGGCATCGACGAGACCGATATCCCAACTGCCGACGAGCTGGCCGAGTTGATGGTGGAGAAACTCCTTGCGGAAGTACCTGCAGGAATCGACCTCAAATCGTCGCCTACCCCTGTGCGGGTGGTCCCCATCCTCAACGGTCTGGGCAGCGTCAAGTACGAAGAGCTCTTCGTCGTCTACCGCCGGGTCGCCCAGCTCCTCGACAGGGCAGGACTGCAGGTCGTGGACCCGCAGGTGGGAGAACTGGTCACCAGCTTCGACATGGCAGGCACGTCCCTGACCCTGTTCTGGGTCGACGAGGAACTCGAGGCGCTCTGGGCAGCGCCCTGCGATGCACCGGCTTTCCGTAGGGGATCTGTTACAGCTGCTGTCCTCTCCCCCGAACACTCCTCGCTCAGCCCGGCAACCGAGTTGGACATCCCGGACACCACACCCGAATCCCAGGCTGCAGCCCCCCACATATTGGCTGCACTGACCGCGGCCGAAGCCGTGGTGATCACCAATGCCGATGAGCTGGGAAGGATCGATGCAGTCGCCGGTGACGGTGACCACGGCATCGGCATGGAACGCGGTGTCCGTGCTGCTGTCATCGCAGCAACAGACGCTGTGGCACGCGGGGCAGGAGCCGGGACGACGCTGCACATGGCGGCCGACGCGTGGGCAGACAAGGCCGGCGGGACATCCGGCGCCCTCTGGGGGTTGGCGCTACGTGCGGTAGGGGACGCTGTCGGGAATGCCGTGAAACCGAATGCCAATGCCGTGGCTACCGGAGTTGTCAATGCTGCAGCTGCCATCATGCGATTCGGGAAAGCGAAACCAGGAGACAAAACCCTGATCGACGTCCTCGTCCCCTTCGGAGACGCACTGACAGCCGAGGCAGGGACACAGCAGTCCATCACTCAAGCCTGGGGCGCTGCCGCAGTCATCGCCCAGCAGGCCGCCGACAACACCGCCCAGCTGGTGCCCCTCATGGGACGGGCCCGTCCGCATGCGGAGAAGAGCCTGGGCACACCGGACGCCGGGGCTGTGTCCATGGCGCTGATCATCAACGCAGTCCACGCAACGCTCACCCACGGCGCATCACCAAAGGAGAACCCATGA
- a CDS encoding SDR family NAD(P)-dependent oxidoreductase, with the protein MDARLSGKTALVTGAATGIGKAIADRFIAEGARVVYADRDAEGAQRAARGPGALAVTMDISDEPSVEAGYARLSEAGWELDIVVANAGVQLFGRDAPIADLDLATWRQTVDVNLTGTFLTIKHGVRALRAHGRGGSVILTGSPTALNGEGADFTAYSSSKAGMHGLARAVAGAYARENIRVNTVVPGYTETTLVSAISDDPASRAAIVSRIPLGRAGSPRDVEGAMVFLASDDGAFATGAEFRVDGGMTTL; encoded by the coding sequence ATGGACGCACGCCTTTCGGGCAAGACCGCACTGGTGACCGGGGCGGCCACGGGTATCGGGAAGGCGATCGCCGACCGGTTCATCGCTGAAGGCGCGCGAGTGGTCTACGCCGACCGTGACGCGGAGGGAGCCCAGCGAGCTGCGCGGGGCCCAGGAGCGCTGGCCGTCACGATGGACATCTCTGACGAGCCAAGCGTCGAAGCCGGCTACGCCCGCTTGTCAGAGGCGGGATGGGAGCTCGACATCGTCGTGGCCAACGCCGGCGTGCAGCTCTTCGGTCGCGATGCGCCGATTGCTGACCTGGACCTCGCAACGTGGCGTCAAACCGTGGACGTCAACCTCACCGGAACGTTTTTGACCATCAAGCACGGTGTACGTGCCCTGCGCGCCCACGGCCGCGGAGGCTCTGTAATCCTCACCGGCAGCCCGACAGCACTCAATGGCGAGGGCGCCGATTTCACGGCCTACAGCTCGTCGAAGGCGGGCATGCATGGTCTCGCCCGTGCCGTGGCCGGGGCGTACGCCCGGGAGAACATCCGCGTGAACACGGTCGTCCCGGGCTACACCGAGACCACTCTTGTTTCGGCAATCAGTGACGATCCGGCATCGCGAGCCGCTATCGTCAGCCGTATTCCACTTGGTCGGGCCGGCAGTCCCCGTGACGTCGAGGGTGCAATGGTCTTCCTTGCATCCGATGACGGAGCCTTCGCCACCGGCGCGGAGTTCCGCGTCGATGGCGGTATGACGACGCTCTGA
- a CDS encoding FadR/GntR family transcriptional regulator, with protein sequence MATTPAHSLTKISEALGSVSQGSAVTEVAERLLAYFTSGEIDPGTRLPAERQLAASLGVGRSAVREALAALEILGIVVVRPGSGTYLRDGISELLPRTLSWGMMLGAPRTRELVELRNGLEMQAVQLAVERIDEEALARMSGYLDVMTKNVSNFPVFIEADAAFHREIAEGSGNQVLQELLQSIRSLLRIWVDRALTDEAHSAAALAEHTAIYEALTSRDAAAATETMQSHMDTASRRLLTEFTASQ encoded by the coding sequence GTGGCCACAACTCCCGCTCACTCGCTGACCAAGATCAGCGAAGCCCTCGGCTCAGTCAGCCAAGGTTCCGCGGTTACTGAGGTGGCCGAGCGACTGCTGGCTTACTTCACGAGCGGCGAGATTGATCCTGGAACGCGGCTCCCGGCGGAACGACAACTGGCTGCATCTTTAGGCGTAGGCCGCTCAGCTGTGCGAGAGGCCCTTGCTGCCCTGGAAATACTCGGGATTGTTGTGGTTCGGCCTGGTTCTGGAACATACCTCCGTGATGGCATCTCGGAACTGCTGCCCCGCACCCTGAGCTGGGGCATGATGCTGGGAGCACCCCGCACCCGCGAACTGGTAGAACTACGAAACGGTCTCGAGATGCAAGCAGTCCAGCTTGCAGTAGAAAGAATCGATGAGGAAGCACTAGCGCGGATGTCCGGCTATCTCGATGTCATGACCAAGAACGTCAGTAATTTCCCTGTGTTCATTGAAGCCGATGCAGCTTTTCACCGTGAGATCGCCGAGGGTTCGGGGAATCAAGTACTACAGGAACTCCTGCAGAGCATTCGTTCCCTGCTGCGCATTTGGGTGGACCGCGCCCTCACTGACGAAGCGCACTCCGCAGCAGCACTCGCGGAGCACACGGCGATCTACGAAGCCCTCACGTCTCGAGACGCAGCAGCGGCCACCGAAACGATGCAGTCTCACATGGACACCGCTTCTCGACGTCTGCTCACCGAATTCACTGCCTCACAGTAA
- a CDS encoding DUF2291 family protein → MALAALVVIVFVAAVFNVKVVSTADADAAATEGQLDPASYAADQFGTITDTIEAEAVPLPDLLTQLAGGADESEFGNTSGASSAFAFPVTFTGVAGAATPPVMPVTVEGIPPETTVQVQVGPALNGTALRDVTGEISFNEFTNQLEYQDVATQLNDLVRAEVLTDFDAVAAQGKTITVTGAFLRVNPQLVSVVPISIEVTQ, encoded by the coding sequence ATGGCCTTGGCCGCCCTGGTTGTCATCGTATTCGTCGCTGCTGTCTTCAATGTCAAAGTTGTGAGCACCGCAGACGCCGATGCTGCTGCGACTGAGGGGCAGTTGGATCCCGCCAGCTATGCTGCGGACCAATTTGGAACCATCACCGACACCATCGAAGCCGAGGCCGTCCCTCTGCCCGACCTTCTGACGCAGCTGGCCGGAGGTGCCGACGAGTCCGAGTTCGGCAACACCTCGGGTGCGAGTAGCGCGTTCGCATTCCCCGTTACTTTCACCGGCGTAGCCGGAGCGGCTACGCCACCGGTCATGCCTGTAACCGTTGAAGGCATCCCGCCGGAGACAACAGTGCAGGTGCAGGTTGGGCCGGCACTGAACGGCACGGCCCTGCGCGACGTGACCGGTGAAATCTCCTTCAACGAATTCACCAACCAACTCGAGTACCAGGACGTCGCGACGCAACTCAATGACCTCGTGCGCGCCGAGGTGCTCACCGATTTTGACGCCGTGGCCGCTCAGGGCAAGACGATCACGGTCACTGGAGCATTCCTCCGAGTAAATCCCCAACTGGTGTCCGTCGTGCCGATCTCGATCGAGGTCACCCAGTGA